Below is a genomic region from Rosa chinensis cultivar Old Blush chromosome 5, RchiOBHm-V2, whole genome shotgun sequence.
ATGAATTACCGTATATTTTTCCACATGGATGAAAAGAGTTTGAATTAGCAATTGGTTGGTGCATACCTAACGATCCGACATGATGTAGTAGTAGTAAGAAGGGTTTTGAATTAGCAATTGGTTGGTGTATACCTAACGATCCAACATGATCCAGTAGTAGTAAGAAGGGTTTTggagtttgggttttagggtttagggtttggggtTTGGGGCTTAGGGATTGACATTCTCTTGATGAAAATAGAGGGCCAAATGAGTGTGGTCTCGTGCATGACCAGTTGGTTGAGAGATCGAGTTTAATGGCAGATGTTGTTGTCATTGTGTGCCTATACGTGGATGATCTTACAATAACCGGCAGCAACTCAAACGAGGTAGCAAAAGTCAGGGAGGCCTTGATTTCTCAATTAAGGCATTGCAAACCGAGAAAGGAATTTTTATTTCACAGTTGAAATATGCAAGAGAAAATCTCAGAGGTTCAATATGGAGCTTTGCAACCCAACTCTCACTCTTCTTCAATCAAGAGAGAACAAAGTTGGTTCTGGGCTCTGTCTTCTCGTTGGGCCATTGTGGGGTTTGCAACCTTAAACCTTCCCAAAGGCATGTACAGAGCTCCTACAGAGAGATATGGAACAAGGAAACTCTCAAAATACCTGATAAAGGAATTCACTCTTACGATACTTCTGCAAAATATCCTATCAACTATGCCTCCCAAAACTTTGATGTGAGCAAGGTATTGCAAACcgatcactatgccaaaaaggccttcagattACAGAACAGTTCTGTAGTCTGAACAAACCAAAATATGTCATCTAGTATAGTGTCGTGTCTTGGGGGTATCAGACGtcagaacacttctgtcgtctgaaaaatcagacgacataaacaaataaaaatcttgtgttgtctgatgagttttgcagtTCGGGACCaatgtgatctgtatctttaaaatCTGTAACACAACAGTTTTGAGTTGTCTGAGAAGAAAAACAACCACAGTCTTATATAAATTCTATTGTGTGAATCAAATTTGCAAGACAGATTTCTGGTTAATTGTGTGGCATGAATGCCCTTaagtaagaaatatgaagactcatATATAGTCTCTTCTGCCATACAACAACAATTGAATGTTGTGTAAATTgactttaaacaacaattatctgTGGTCGTAAAGTATTTCAGACTACAATTAAATGTCGGTCTAGGTTACATTCATACGAcacttaagtgttgtgtgaaaggttttTTATTAGGTCTTTTATATTGTTTGTGATTAattccaaccacacttatttgttgttattatacactttagccaacactttcgtctaacttatgttgttgttttgccatttagactacaattttttgtcgtcccaatgccaaaaagacaatagacttctaattgatttttgtgttgtttttgtttagctgcaagcacacattttggtgtgcttttgttgtagcttgcaatttgagaaaACACATATTAATAGTCtcctgttacaattggtatgcatgcatctggaaattaaaattacccattcatgaaaccataaaatccacattcaaaatcattcattgcaatttccacTAATCCATATTGTCgatctcatgtacacaaacctaatcatgaaCATCAGTTCAAAATGGCACATATCTACTAATTTGAGTCTGCAAACAAGTCCAAATTCttaatgaaggaagaatttctaCTAAACACAAGTTAAATATAGGAACTAGCTAGCCGTACTACTGTATTACACTTGGTGGCTTCCCTTGGGGATCACATAATCTCCATAATTGTCCCTTGACAGCTTCCTGCACAGAAGCATGCATGATTATCACCAAAATAGGGGAGAAACAAACATAACATGTTAAAAGGAAATGTCAATTGAGATGCCAGTCTTTGTAGAAATGAACTAAGATAACATGACCAAGCATACTTGGGGTACTCATGTGCTTAGACGAGAAGATATTTTGATGTAATAGTTGCCTATTTTAGTTTCTTATATAGAAAtaaacaagttcataacaaaaaTGTTTGGAAACTTGGCATAAATTACTGGATACTAATGGTTATAATGGCCAGGACTCATATCCAATGGTCAAAATAAGAACAAATGTAGATGTCCACTCAAGAGAGCGATTTTATGTGTGCATATGTGGGTGTAGCAATCAGCTGGGAGTCGAACATCTCAAACCGATTGAAAATGGATGATACCTGAAGAACTCCCTTGGTTGTGAAGTCAAATGCAACTGATAGCTGTCCTATGCCATCAATCCAACTTATTATATGCTGTCTGTGGCTATCTGCACAAGTGGATCCACGTAAACAACATAAGCACTTCTAATAAAGATaaaatatgagagagagagagagagagggagagagagatagagtacTTGTTAGGATGATCGCACAATCTTGTGTTGTCCGCTTCACAACATTCCATAGATTATGTCTTGAAGTTGGATCAAGTCCAGTGTTAGGCTCATCCATATAAACAACGACCTACATAGAGTTTGCAAATGAATGTAGTAAATAGGATATCAAGAAATTTACATGTCCAGGAAAATTGTCACACAGCTAGAGCAGCTAAAAAGTGATCAACACATACTTTAGGATCACCTATCAGTGAAATTGAGACGTTAAGCCTTCTCTTCATACCTCCACCGTGAAACAGATTGACACTTTTCAAAGATTCTTCCACTGCCTAGAGAAACAAAATTGAGACAAAAAACATGGAAAAACAGATAAGCTTAATCTGCAagcacaaaataaataaatgtatgTAATGACTTACTTGtcttcactatgccaaaaaacttatcagacaacagacagaaactgttgtctgatttggagtgccaccgaTGTAGAGCGAGCCGCTGTCTGTtaaaaattcagacaacaggtatgtgttataactgttgtgtgatggctcAGAAGATGCCATGCGCAACAGCTGCGATGcttccttcagacaacagaacttgTTTAAGTCCGTTGTTTGTTAAGCTTTCCAGACAACGGAGCTCTAgtgttttctgttgtgtgagagttAATTAGAagactttattttttcaaagaaCCATTGTCTGATGTATGagaaatctgttgtatgatcattTAAACATCCATTTACCTAATGAACAATAGTGATCAAATGGAAATATAATTTGATTcaaaccatcaaatgaactAGCAGTACTTTAACccatactttaaacttcaaaatacattggatccaccaagatatatacaTTCGTATTAGTCATTGTTCCACAAAGTCATGAATCAGTGACAATTTATTGTCTTACATTGCATCAGAGACAAAAACATAAGTGTGCTAGAAACAGATACAGTGATTATTGGACTATTTATGATTGCTTGCCCACTTCGCCCACTACTAATGCTTGCTCCTGTTgcccctcttttctttcttctacttcTGCCACCACTGATGTAATATGTCTGCTCCTTCTGctcctctcttctttcttctacttctGCCACCACTGATGTAATGTTAGTTAACAAGCCAAGGGAAGGAAACCTTTAAAAAATTGACTTGAGAGAATAAATTAACTTCTCTGCAATTGAATAATCTACAaccacaaacaaaaaacaacaactTATTTCAAGAGACAGCATGCAATATTCCCACATCAAAAGCCATACTACACATGAGTTGCTACACACAAGAAGTTGCAGAAAAAAGACTTGCATCTACATCTCTTAATGCAAACCCCACTTTGGAAGGCAGGTGATCTTTAAAAACACAAACTGTGGGAGAATCAGTTTAGTAGCTTTAACATTTGAATATTCACATTGCTGCACAATATTCCTGAAACAATAATTTAAAGAGGCTAAGAGTACCTGACTACAATATTTGCAAAATAGTATGAAAGAAATTACAAGCTAATAACCAATGTAGAATATATTAGACTTCAAACTCTGTACAGACATATCAAGAAGGACGCAAGTACGCAACCAAACTCAGGAAATTTAAAAAGAGAAGTGAATCTCACGTGACCTAGAAGAGGAATGAAAATTTCTGTAAAATTCAGTTAGAAACTTGTTTACTAGAATAAGTTACGTAAACTGGGTTACATATAGCATCCAAAGTTTCCCATATGCTAGTAATAAGTCAGTAAAAAGAGGGGTAAAAAGTTCGTCATGCTTAACCTGAAATGATAGAAATGCAAAGTCTTAAATTCGTTTAGGTAAAAACTACTCATCACATGATGATAAACACCTATATTTCAAACATAACTTTACGTGTATTAATAGTAACCTCCGCAAATGTTCCACCAGCATGACTTCAAGAAGATCAACACATGCCATGCAGTCCTTAGTCAGCAATTTTGAAGCCTGTGGTGCAAGCCATACATGTTCTCTATCAGGCGCTATTaatagaaaaaattaaaaaattaaaaataaacacCAGAGCTTTAAATACCTACCAAGGGTATTGGAAGAAGTGATGGCTCATTTTGAGATATCACATACCACATCTTTTCCTTCATCATGGTCTCCTCTGAgtataaaaagagagaaatgaGGAAGACATCAAGTTGAACATGTGCACTAGATGATGAGAACAGAATTCCAAAACTTTCTTAAAATTAAATGACTACTAAGGAGTCTAAACAAGATTGAGACCTGCTTTGGTGTCAACTGTTGCAGTTGGGCATCTAATTCCATTTTTCAACATCCTACATATGTACATCAACCCATATATCATCAATTAGCAGGAATATTCCAGCTTCATAATAAAGTCACAAGATTCAATGACAATTTATGGTTTAAGCTAAAACCAAGCAGTTCTTTGTATATGTATCAACATCATATATTTATCAAGAAATAGGTTAAGATTATTGTCGTCTTACCTAAGATTCATGGATGAGCACTTGAATGACCTATAGAAAAATTCAACAGCTTTCAATCCTTGGAAGTGTGGAACTTCAGAGATCGACTCAATACATGACAAGTTAGAGTTGATTAAGTCatctgaaacaataaagagaacACGGCCCAACAAATactatttttcttcttatttgttTAAGTAGGAACATCAGTAATACATTCATGTACCTCTAGGGGGACAGGCAAGACATAGTTTGCAGCACCCAAAAACCAGACCCATTAGCTTGATGAAAAAGCTGTTAAATTTAAAACCAATTTCTAATTCTATATACTAAAAacatttattaaatgaaaatcCAACCAGAAAAGGACAATGATTTTCATTGCATTTGAGGAATTTCTACTTATTTATGCAATACAGAGATCCTAACTTTGTGATCAAATATAGACCTTCTATATCAACTATCTAATAAAAGATAAATTTCTTGACCAAAGTTAGACAGATATTAACAAGTTTACACCTGTAAAAAGCTTGAAAGCTGCTAGCACAGTCATGCGCTGTGTAACCCAAAAAGCGTTAGCTTTCTTTGTCATATACAACATAATTATGGGTTTGGCTCTTTGATATCTATAAGCACACAGCATTATCAAATCAATGAGTAAAATTCAATAATGCTAGACTTACTTGCCACAATAGCACCTATTTTATCTTTCTCAGGTAAATTCAATCAAGTTGAATATCATCCTATCCTTTAGCCATTCACTGAACACTAAATGACAATAAGCATTGATACTATAGTGATGCTATTAGATAAACTTTTATAACATTTTCCCAACAATACTTTCATGAACACTGCGAGTAGTTATTAATAAAACTAGCTACGAGGTCTGATTAATATTGTCCCCAATTTCAAGGCTCACCGAAACCCAAATCATCTTTTGAAAGGATGCAAGAtagcaatatgagaaaaaaccAAACGAGTAAGAATACCCAATCTTGCCCAATTACAAGACCGAccacaaatccaaaaccctaatgCAAAGTAGAACATGTAAAGAAATCGTCAATCAAATAGACTCAATCACAGAAAATACTCAATTTGAGTAAAACCCAAGAGAAATTTTAGACTTAACCTGTGAAATTTCGATAGAGAGCAACtcagcctcttcttcttcttgttgcaaAAGAACGTTGACTTGATATGGGGATCAGCCTTGTCGTAGCATGTTCAGGAAGAAAGAGACGATAGATTGAAACGATAAAGTGAATGGAAAAGACCGAGGTTGAAAATCGAGTTGTTTCTGCTTCTTGCTTCAGATCGAGAAGAAAAGGGATAGAGGATGGGtgggagcgagagagagagagagagagagagagagagagaacgagaacaaaatagaagaaaaagaaaattaaagttaaCTGGGATGTGTGAAACTGAACAGAAAAATAGGCCAGGTGCGGGCGGGCAAATTGAAAAAATTAAAGTTTCTTAAGTATGGCGTTCACAAACGCCATGGATTTCGCCTATAATTATGGCGTCTAACAGACGCcgtctattttttttatggcgTTTATAAAACGTCAtggtatttaaatttttttatgacGTTTCAAAAGTGTCACAAATTTTTCAATATCAAATTATTCATGGCGTTTTAACCTATGGGtttcttcctttttggtttgcaggtgaggagagatgagagaggaaATGGTTGGCTTCTAAGAGATAGACACAAACAAGAAGAGGGGCCTGAAGGCATAGTTACTTTGTGCAAGCCGAGTAGGGAGACAGTCACTAAGGCCCTAACTAAAGGAgggcttttttatttattattattattttttttttttttactttttcacaCAATGCATGTATGAAGTTAAGTTGTCTGATCATGTACATGTTAAATTTGAGTTAAGGGAGCAAGGAGGGAAAATTTCCGCCTATGTGCAATCAAAGTAGCAGTTTTGACGTTAGGGACATACatttctcattcagacaacacaaataagccattccgttgtaggagcttaaatTGTGTACCAACATTTCACTCAAATACAACAATACTGTTGtgcaaggtgagtcaaaatttcaacccaaatttgagcaaggtgaaggggattttttttttttacattcagacaacagacaaatccttaaaactgttgtacaataatcttggatccaaaaaaaattgatgtacgacctccttatacaatgcgaatctcattaaacctgttgtgtgaagcagtttcagtgatcacacaacggaatttttttttttcattgtctaaaaagtgtagtgtgatgcagtttttggcatagtgcttAATCCAGAACCTTTGAGGTTCTTAAGTCTTCCATAAAAAAGTAGATGCTCCCTTCCAGTCAGGGTTTCCCATAGTAGGCTACAAAATGTCCCAAACTCAAGAACTTATTTAAATTCTAAATTTGTAAAGGGAAAGACCAGAAAAGGAAA
It encodes:
- the LOC112167627 gene encoding protein ILITYHIA isoform X1, producing MNLRMLKNGIRCPTATVDTKAEETMMKEKMWYVISQNEPSLLPIPLASKLLTKDCMACVDLLEVMLVEHLRRLLLIHVNGGRSRRKKRGAEGADILHQWWQK
- the LOC112167627 gene encoding protein ILITYHIA isoform X4; its protein translation is MNLRMLKNGIRCPTATVDTKAEETMMKEKMWYVISQNEPSLLPIPLASKLLTKDCMACVDLLEVMLVEHLRRSRRKKRGAEGADILHQWWQK
- the LOC112203773 gene encoding probable alpha-amylase 2; protein product: MDEPNTGLDPTSRHNLWNVVKRTTQDCAIILTNSHRQHIISWIDGIGQLSVAFDFTTKGVLQEAVKGQLWRLCDPQGKPPSVIQ
- the LOC112167627 gene encoding protein ILITYHIA isoform X6 gives rise to the protein MNLRMLKNGIRCPTATVDTKAEETMMKEKMWYVISQNEPSLLPIPLASKLLTKDCMACVDLLEVMLVEHLRRLLLIHK
- the LOC112167627 gene encoding protein ILITYHIA isoform X2, which translates into the protein MNLRMLKNGIRCPTATVDTKAEETMMKEKMWYVISQNEPSLLPIPLASKLLTKDCMACVDLLEVMLVEHLRRLLLIHVKSRRKKRGAEGADILHQWWQK
- the LOC112167627 gene encoding protein ILITYHIA isoform X3, whose protein sequence is MNLRMLKNGIRCPTATVDTKAEETMMKEKMWYVISQNEPSLLPIPLASKLLTKDCMACVDLLEVMLVEHLRSGGRSRRKKRGAEGADILHQWWQK
- the LOC112167627 gene encoding protein ILITYHIA isoform X5 translates to MNLRMLKNGIRCPTATVDTKAEETMMKEKMWYVISQNEPSLLPIPLASKLLTKDCMACVDLLEVMLVEHLRRLLLIHWWQK